The Lemur catta isolate mLemCat1 chromosome 6, mLemCat1.pri, whole genome shotgun sequence sequence CGCGGAGAGTGTGGCTGAAGGTACTGGGGTGGGCGAATATCAGGGTCTTTAGTGCCAGCGAGTCTGTTTGGGGGTGGGCTTGAGGAGAGCGTTCCTGGGGGGGCGAGTCCGCGCAGTGCCTTATAGACACTCGTGCAGTACGCGCGTGTGCGTGCAATTGCGACAGCTGACGTGGCAGCACCAGTGGAACGTGCAGTTGCAGCGCTCAGTGACGCGCTGCGTGCGCGTGCGGTGGCCCCGGCCACAGCAGAGAAGCTCGCAGCCATCCAGCGCGGGTGACGAGCTGTTACAGGCGCGCCCTGCCGTGCCCGCTGTACCCAGGCGTCCGCTGTACGTGCAGAAGTTCGGTGATTTCTCGAAGTAGACGAGGTCGTGTGGGGAGGGCGGCTTGTGGGCGGGGTCTTCAGGCTCTAGGCGCAGCAGCTCCGCCCGCGAAGCGCGGTTGCTGCCGCGGTTGCCATAGAGGACGCGCGAGGCACCGTCGAAGCGGTCTCGCAACACGTCGCCCACGGCACGCAGCGTGGGCAGCCGCATCCAGCACGTGCGCACCGTGCACGAGCCAGACATCCCATGGCATTTGCACTCCTGCCGCATCTCGGAGAAAACggtctggggggaggggggaagaaaggGTGTCCCAGGGCACTGGGCCAGGGCCACCATCCCACATACCGCCCCCTCCCGGACGATAGTGGGACCGGACCTCGGCAAAGGCCCAGACCTAGCTGAGCCAAGGGAAGGGAGGCGCGAAGTGTCCCGCTGAGATTTGAAACCCGGCCCAGCTCTGCTCCAAGCCGGCCGAGTCAGTCTCGGCCTCTCAACCTTATTTTTCGAATCTGTACGATGGAGGGGCTGTAGGCAATACATTCTATGGTTTGCATAACTTCTAACCTCTGTTTCACCTGCCCTCAGCCGAGGCATCCCTTTGCCCTCAGTCACTGTATTTTCTATGCTTCGGCTTCGTTCCACGCCTCCCGCTCTTTCAGGACGCCCTCTCCTGGTGCCCCTTGCCTAATCACCGACCGCTACTTCCCGAGCCCGAGGCTAGCCCCTGCCACTCCGCTTCGGGTGCGAAGCCTCTTAAGCCGGCTCACCGTGCGGCCCGCCTCATTGTTGTGAAGGTTCATGAGGAAGCGCAggtccctccctttctctccggAGTCCACGAACTCCCGGCCGAAGAGGCGGCCGAAGTCAATGTTGTCGCTGCAGCCCCCCCAGTGCCAATCAGGGCCCCCAGGGCCGCGTCGCCGGTAATCACACGTGCAGGACTCAATGGACCCCTCTGAGCAGGAGCGGGCCACCGAATGGGTGACCCCGGCGGAGGTGATGGCGAAGATAAAAGCCGTTTCCCGACAGCCTgtggaagaagggagaggggatcATCACGGGATACGCGGGAGCGGCTCAGTGGAGAGCTCGGCACCCTGGAGTCCCACGCTCCGATTCCACCCTTAGAGCCCAGCGGCCCGCAGTATTGGAAAGCTGGTCTCTAGGTCTCATAGAGAAAGCAGGTGCGTGGGCACGCACCCACGTCCACCGTCGTAATCACGCCTTACTGAAACTCTTCAGGGCGCATTTTGGCTCTAACGCAGAAGTGGGGCAGCCCGAAAGAGAAAAACCGAAAAGAAGGGAGCGGAAGAACTATGCATTGCTATGACCTCTTTGAAAGCCCAAACTTTCGGCCCATTTGGCAATACAAGCCTTGCTAGGCAGGAGGCAAGACACGCCCGCAGAGAGCAACTTCCCAGGCTGGGGGAAAGCGGCGGCCAGCGGGCGTCCATGACCCGGAACTCTCTTTTTCTGGGACAGtagctcagaaaagttaagttcGTCCCCAGCGTCCACGGGTGGAAAACGCCTGGTAGAAAGAGTCTGGCCCGCGCTAACGCTGGGTACTAGGCACTTGGCGGGTTGACTGTGTGCTCCTGCAGGGGCCTGAGACACCTTCCCTGCATTCGCCCGCCCATGCCCTGGGGGTGACCCCGCGTTTTCCCTGGTCCCGGAAGCGTCGCATTCCTGGGCACCCACCTCGGTTGACGATCTTGCCGAAGAGGTGGGGCCCTGGAGCAGTGGGGCAGTTCCAGCGGCGATTCCGGAACTGCCATTTGCACTCGCGCACGGCGCTCTGCAGACCCCCGCTCACGCTGTGCAGGATACCCGGGTTCTGGCGGATCAGACGCCGCTGTTTGCGGCTCAGCAGCTGCAGACTGGGCTCGAGCACCAGCTGCAGACTTTTGGAGTCGGTCAGCAGGTTCGTGGAGGAGGCTACGTTCACGATGCCCCTGGGGGAACGCATGATAGAAGCTCAGGCTTGGGAAGGGGACCTGCACCCTAGCCGTAAAGGCTGTGCCCACCTGTTCTCTGCCTGGCGCTATGAGGAGAAAGTCTCGGGAGATCAATAATAAGGTAATGATTCCGCGCTACCAGGCTCACTAGTTTGAAAGAACTGGGCATCCAGACTTTTGGGTGCCTAGGAGCCTTAGGGCTGCTCTCGGATCCCCGTGTCCGGAGACTGAACAGAGGCTTGGGGAACCAGGAGACTGAGTGTCTACCTTGGCTTTCCGAGCCTCCTTCTGGTCAGCTTGAGCGAGGAAATCATGGCCTGCAGCCCTTGCCCACCCCAGACTTGAAATGCTTAGGAGTCCCACTCTCGTCTTGCTTCCTTTCTAAGTGAACGCCTGGTCCTTCGCTTCCAGAGGTGGAGAAACCTGTGGTGCGGCCACCTCTGTGAGGCTGGTGCTCAAAGGGGAAGGGCGGTGCTGGATGAGAGTGGGCTCCCTGCCTGGGGTATCTTAGGCCTCCGCGGGCGGATCATTTGCCCCACTTCAGCAGAGCCGGAGTTCCTGGGGCAGCGCTACGCCAGAGCGCCCCTCGGTGTCGCGGAGGGAAGTCAGAGCGCGGGAAGGAGCCTGTCGGCGAATGGATCCCAGAGCGTGGGAAGCTGGGTAGGGTTGGCCCCTGGCTCTGTGCCCCAGGACAAGTGGCGACCCCGCACCAGCCCACTTACCACCATCGGCCACTGCTGTTGGCAGCCCAGGCTGCGGGCAGAGCGGCCAGTGCCAGCAGCAGCGTAGCAGAAACCCAGCCGGGCAGCAGCGCCCAGCGCCCCATGGCCTGCTTTGCCCGCTCTGTGCTGCAGTTGCGGCGACTTTGGCTGCTGCCCGCGACGGTGCGACGGGACGCGGCGGTGGCGGCAGTGGCAAGAGTTCCCAGTCTGGCTTTAACAAGCCCGGGGGCGGGCGGCGGACAGCATGGCTCGCGGTCCCGGCTAGTGGGCTGAGGCGGCCACGGCGGGCGGCACCGCCTCTTATAGTTGCGGCGCTGGCTGAAGTGACGGGAGGAGGCTGCCCCTCCGGGCCGCACTGTGGCACCAGGGCGCACCGGTTAGGGACGCAGACAATGGGCAGCGAGCGGAGCCTTGGCTCCCGCCCGTCTGAGCCTAGAGCTGACGCGCTGACCGTCGGGGCtcactccctccccctgcccggtGGCCCCCGCCTCCAGGCCTGCACTGGCCGCGGACCCCTCCCCTTGGGACACCCTCCCACGCGCGCCCGCCTCACTTCTCTTAGTGTCCGGAGCCCGTCGGGGACCAGCATCCGCCAGGGGGCGCGGCGACAACGTGCTGAGGGGAGAACCCGCCAGGAGCCCAGCCAGCCTTGCCGCCCGCAGTGGGGCTGTCCCCTCGACGTCACCCAGGGCCCCGCCGGCGTCCCCTCTCTCCCCCATCCTGAGCGGCGGGAGGAAAGCTGTGGTGATGTGGTTCTGGGCAGGGACTCCGGAGAGACGCTTAACCACCCAGGAACCCCCATGGCTGGACTGAGAAggaaaagggggagacgggggcGTGGGTTGGGCTGTGGTCAGGGAAATCCCGGGGGTGGCTGGGGGGGGGCGGTTAGGTGACCAAAAGGAGCTAGGCAGTGGAGAGAAACCTGAAACAGCAGCAGTTGGAGCATGTGGGCCAGAAGGAGCCCGCAAGTgactgtgtgtgtatggtgtgtaaGTGCAACAATGTGAATGCTAGTGCAAGTGAGAATGTGCTAGTGCGTTCTGAGAGCGCACACTCCTGTTGTCAGCGTGTGAAGAAACTCCTTGTTCTGAGGAGGAATGTTAGGAAGCTTTCCAAAGAATTTTGGAATATAGCTCAGGTCAGAAGGGATCATCCAGTCATCTTGTCACAGTCACCACCTGGGGCAGTGTGTTGGTAGGGAAGGAGGTGGCAGCTGTTGACAGGAGAGACCCAGAAGCTTGAATGAGGAATAGAGTGTCTGGAACTGTGAGTGGAGTGGGTGGATGAGTGTGTGCATGGAGAGATTAAATATGTGGCGTGTATGTGTCACTCTGTCGCCCCATGTACCTTGAGGCATCCTATGGTGTGTCACCCTGTGGCATGTGTCAACCAGTGTGTGTCACTGAGGGAGGGAGCCGTGCCTACAACCAAGGTGATATCAAAATGGACCAGTCTGGAGGGGCTGAGTCTCTCTCTGAGGACTAGGTTCAAGAAAGGGTGGGCAGGCTTAtaatgactcacacctgtaatcccagcacttcgggaggctgaagcgaaaagatcacttgagcccaagagtccaagaccagcctaagcaacatagcaagaccctgtctctacagaaaatagaaaaattagccgggcatggtggtgtgtgcttgtagtctaagctacttgggaggccgaggccggaggatcgcttgagcccaggagtgtgaggttgcagtgagctatgatgatgctgctgcaccctagcccaggcaacagaatgagaccctgtctcaaaaaacaaaaacgaaaacaaaaaacaaacaaaacaaaagcaaaaaaaaaaaaaaaaagggaagggagagagagagagagagagagagagaggatgggcAGTGGTGTAGATgtcaggtgtgtgtgtatggtggttGAGGACTGAGAAGAAAAGGGCTGCTGGCTGCACTGAACCTAGATCAGGGAATTTACGCCTTTATGTGTTTGCTTCTCTTTGGATTTTTCTGCCAAGTTTTCATCTTCCCCTAAAACTCTGGTTCTCTCCACTCTCACCACACTGGAATACCCAGAGTACCTATGACCATCTCATCCACTACacacttttctcttctctcccaggGACTCCAATTTAGCTTCAaggccaccctggcctcccaTTGAAGTGGCTGCCATTCCCTATGTGGGGCATAGGGGGCACTGCCAGCCTGGTTATCATgccccaccaccacacacagatGGCCCCTGGAAGGAGGGAAGATCTCCTTTACAtctctcctgtctccccactttacagaattaaaaatagatcaGGCAGTTGTCCAAGATCCACATCTAATAAATGAATCAATGGTAGAGCTAGATTAAAACCTAGACCATTCTGACTCAACACCAAGGCTTTTTCCACCTTACCAGCTGCTTGCCAGTGTGCAGCAATAGCAggcaggagcccttttcaaaatTGACAGATAGGTGAAAATGATTTTTAGGACCCTCTGTCTCCCTTTTaggtcctcttttttttttttttccatctccccTGTCTTTTAGGATGCTTTCTGATTGAGACATTTCCCCAGGCCTAATCCTAAAGAGTCTCAAGTCCCCAAAATGACCAGGCCTCCCTTCCAAAGTAGGGAAATCACTCTAAGGAGTAAATGCCTGATAAGTTAAATTAATATTCCCGGGGCATTTGTGTATTAAATAAAATGCGTATTAACCGAGATGAAGCCTGATGGAGGTTATTCTTGAGGGAAATGTCCTTCCCAGACCCTTTGCCCAGCCCAGTGTATCTGACCACGGATTCATCCCTAAGGGGCAAGGTGTACCAGCTCAGCATCCTCCACAGATCCAAAAGCTTGTAGTCCCTGTGCATAGAGCACCCAGAATAGACAGCTCAAGTAAATGGACAATGTACTATGGGCAGCCTGTCCTTTGTCCCTTAGGTATTTCTCCCCACTGGGACCTGGGTCACATCTTTTGGCCTGGTGGATTGATACAACTTCACAAAGGTGGGACGTGGGCTGGAAGACAGGGAAGCCCTGTCTGTGGCCACTGGTGTCAAGCAGAAgtaggaagagaggagaggagtcAGTACCCTTTGTTCCACTGTTCCACCCACCAGAAGtaggggaaagagggaaagggcCTTAGGTCTGGATCACACTGTGTATGACCTGGCCCAAATTTCTATTTAGATCAAATCATCACTTTATCAGttgttccctctttctttcctgcaTTATCAATTTATCTCTCTACTGGAACATACCCATAAGCATGCAAACATGCTGTAATATCTCCCATCTGAAAAACCCCAAAACTTCTGTTTGACAAACATTACTGTCCAAGGTTGCCCAATTTCTCTGCTCTCTTTCACTGCAAAACTCAAAAAGGTTGCTTTACGTACTAGCaccaatttctttgcttttttctctttccactccAGTCACACTTCGAACTCACTACACTTCCTTATCAAAATCATCTGTGCACCACCTCCTTGTTGCCATACCCAAGAGTCAATTCTCAGTTCTCACCCTAATCAATCTTTCTGGAACAACAGGTACAGTTGAACACTTCCTCCTTCTCAAAatactttctcattttgtttctagAGCACCATTTCTCCCTCACTTACTGCTTACTTGCTCAGCCTCTTTGTCTGCTTGCTCCTTGTTGGCCCAATTTCTGAATATTGGAGTACACCCAGTTCAACCTGATCTTCTTCTCAGTGTACACAACCCCCCTTGGTGGACTATTCAGTTTTATGCTCCTTAATGTAGAtctctggtcttgaactctgggcttATACACCTAACACTTGAATAAACATCTGAAATTTTATATATCCAAAActgaactttttttcttcttattcttcttcttcttttttttaagaagaagaagtgtcttgctctgtcgtctGGCTAGACTCCAGTGGTGTCGTgatagctcacagaaacctcaaactcaagtgatcctcctgcctcagccttccaagtagctgggactataggcatgcaccaccgtgcctggctaatttttctgtttttagtagagaggaggtcttgctcttgctcagggtggtctggaactcctgacctcaagcgatcctcctgccttggcctcccagagtgctaggattacaggcatgagccaccacccaaAACTGAGTCTtgattcctccctcccccatctgtTCTTTCTTCAATTGTTTgcatctcaataaatggtaacttcATCCTTTTAGTTGCTCAGAAGAAAAatcttggagtcatccttgactcatCTGTTTTCTTACACTTCATGTCGAATCATTCAGCAAATCCAGTCCTTCAATCTTCAAAATATATGCAGAATCGGATCCGTTCTCACCACTCCACTGCACCACACTGGTCGAGGGCCACCACCATCTTGCCTGCATTACTGCAGTAGCCCCCCTAACAGCTCTCCTTGTTTCCACCCTGGCCCCCCACAGCCTGTTCTCCACACAGCCCCCAGAGCCATCATTATAAAACACAAGTCAGATCActtcattcctctgctcaaaatttTCAGTGATTCCCCATCTTACTGAAAGTAAAAGCCAAAATTTTTACCGTGGCTGACAAGGCCCCATATGATCTTGACCCTGTTCCTTCCTAGTCCTCCAACTGAATTGCTTACCACTCTCTCCTTTGTGGGTCCCTCCCCTTTAGCCACACTGACCTCCTTGAGGATGCTTTGCACATACCAAGCATGCTCCTTTCTAAGGGTCTGTGCACCTGCTTTCTGTCttctggaatgcccttcctcaTATCTCCATGTGTTTGTTCCCTCACATACTTTTCCCTCCCCCTTTATAAAATAGAATGTCACTACCAATCTCCtctaccctgctttatttttctctgtatcacTTTTGACCACGGACA is a genomic window containing:
- the WNT1 gene encoding proto-oncogene Wnt-1, which codes for MGRWALLPGWVSATLLLALAALPAAWAANSSGRWWGIVNVASSTNLLTDSKSLQLVLEPSLQLLSRKQRRLIRQNPGILHSVSGGLQSAVRECKWQFRNRRWNCPTAPGPHLFGKIVNRGCRETAFIFAITSAGVTHSVARSCSEGSIESCTCDYRRRGPGGPDWHWGGCSDNIDFGRLFGREFVDSGEKGRDLRFLMNLHNNEAGRTTVFSEMRQECKCHGMSGSCTVRTCWMRLPTLRAVGDVLRDRFDGASRVLYGNRGSNRASRAELLRLEPEDPAHKPPSPHDLVYFEKSPNFCTYSGRLGTAGTAGRACNSSSPALDGCELLCCGRGHRTRTQRVTERCNCTFHWCCHVSCRNCTHTRVLHECL